The following coding sequences lie in one Anas platyrhynchos isolate ZD024472 breed Pekin duck chromosome 15, IASCAAS_PekinDuck_T2T, whole genome shotgun sequence genomic window:
- the AP5Z1 gene encoding AP-5 complex subunit zeta-1 isoform X1, with protein MFSAAAESFLRQAREAQPEELQRFAARVAAQLQGPEPGPEAAACLQRLHLVVAASKYPRRLDGEIVGLLQKVLCSPKCPEQIQLLCAAILREMSPCNDLSLSCENIQDPKLLSLVSSVLLAQGDKAEVAAVGQRVVKVLEGRLPEGQSSRYLLPILSNVISLSPEALTEEQTNVVSKKMADWLRYASIQQGVAQPSGGFFSNPRTRQPGPVTEVDGAIATDFFTVLSLAQHYTEDQWLNIQAFSMLRKWLLCYGGKGLNAPSSGSRSEMDKSVMSMVSTASTSSHLLPPKERLREKTFEYCQRLIEQSNRQALKKADGDLQKACLIEAVTIMDIICKQDSSYVYRAAAFLKVLHSRISSDATYARALLPIAQFFLNHGEMAAVDSDAIYKHLFTDIPAQLFHNASLAFEFVLFCKENSRLFTETSSIFRQSFPNLFKFLAWNSPPLISEFVDLLPFLLDAGTAIEIFHLLLDLPCLTAALDVQMRSTSASERASSDPAVKPATCLEAFRHPLYKSAFQYLLRIESAPEESPERLIPLRQLLGSLASSPRVVQCADTVPVLLELFFSVVAEFADGPLINQLVVLLLQRSDQLYDIPAFKDDVHRVLSSQLVMLCKLHPALIVELSKELLEFSGTVSNIQNKEAVFTHVVWAIGEYMSVSYDKRCTVEQINRFFETLEAVLFEVTQVRPLASIPSYAPRAITVLMTALTKLAARSQDLIPRVSLFLAKMRTFLQSPAVTSVYCEEDREEILTRATELMNLLKMPSVAQFVFTPSVDASRSRFQKEVNDTLPSALRIVTRLLEPAPGFASG; from the exons ATGTTCTCGGCGGCGGCAGAGAGCTTCCTGAGGCAGGCCCG GGAGGCCCAGCCGGAGGAGCTGCAGAGGTTCGCCGCCCGCGTCGCCGCCCAGCTGCAGGGCCCCGAGCCGGGCCCCGAGGCCGCCGCCTGCCTGCAGAGGCTGCACCTTGTTGTCGCCGCCAGCAAGTACCCCCGCAG GCTAGATGGCGAGATTGTGGGCCTGCTGCAGAAGGTGCTGTGCTCCCCCAAGTGTCCCGAGCAGATTCAGTTGCTATGTGCGGCCATCCTGAGAGAGATGTCGCCGTGCAACGACCTGAGCCTCTCTTGTGAAAACATTCAAGACCCGAAGCTCCTGAGTCTGGTGTCCTCTGTCCTTTTGGCTCAG GGAGACAAGGCTGAAgtggctgctgtggggcagcgtGTCGTGAAAGTCCTTGAAGGAAGGCTGCCCGAGGGTCAGAGTTCTCGGTACCTTCTTCCCATCTTGTCCAACGTCATCAGTCTTTCACCAGAAGCTCTAACTGAAG AGCAGACCAATGTAGTCAGCAAAAAGATGGCCGACTGGCTGAGGTATGCAAGCATTCAGCAAGGAGTCGCTCAGCCTTCTGGAGGCTTCTTCTCCAATCCCAGAACCAGGCAG cctggccctgTCACAGAGGTGGATGGTGCCATTGCCACAGACTTCTTCACGGTGCTGTCTCTGGCTCAGCACTACACGGAGGACCAGTGGCTCAACATACAGGCCTTCTCCATGCTGCGGAAATGGCTGCTGTGCTACGGGGGCAAGGGGTTGAACGCACCCAGTTCAG GTAGCCGATCAGAAATGGACAAATCTGTTATGTCCATGGTCTCAACTGCATCCACATCCAGTCACCTGCTTCCCCCGAAGGAGCGGCTCCGGGAGAAAACCTTCGAGTACTGCCAGCGGCTTATTGAGCAGAGCAACAGGC AGGCCCTGAAGAAAGCTGATGGAGACCTGCAGAAAGCT TGTCTCATTGAGGCGGTGACCATCATGGACATCATCTGCAAACAGGACTCCTCCTACGTGTACCGCGCGGCTGCCTTCCTGAAGGTCCTGCACAGCAGGATCAGCAGCGATGCCACTTatgccagggctctgctgcccaTTGCCCAGTTCTTCCTGAATCACG GTGAGATGGCAGCTGTGGACTCAGATGCAATCTACAAACACTTATTCACTGATATCCCGGCTCAGCTCTTCCACAACGCATCCCTGGCCTTTGAATTTGTCCTgttctgcaaagaaaacagcCGGCTCTTCACTGAGACCTCCAGCATATTCAGGCAGAGCTTCCCAAACCTCTTTAAG ttcctGGCGTGGAACAGCCCACCTCTTATCTCTGAGTTTGTGGACCTTCTCCCATTTCTGCTGGATGCAGGTACAGCCATTGAGATCTTCCATTTGCTGCTTGACCTGCCCTGCCTGACAGCGGCTCTGGATGTCCAAATGAG GTCAACCTCTGCTTCCGAGAGGGCTTCCAGCGACCCCGCTGTGAAGCCAGCCACCTGCCTGGAGGCCTTTCGCCATCCCCTCTACAAGAGTGCCTTCCAGTACCTCCTCCGCATCGAGTCTGCTCCTGAAGAGTCTCCAGAGAG GCTGATTCCACTTCGGCAGCTGCTGGGATCTCTGGCCAGCAGCCCAAGGGTTGTGCAGTGTGCAGATACCGTCCCTGTCTTACTGGAGCTCTTTTTCAGTGTGGTGGCAGAG TTTGCAGATGGTCCGCTGATAAaccagctggtggtgctgctgctgcagaggagcGACCAGCTCTACGACATCCCAGCGTTTAAAGATGACGTGCACAG GGTGCTGAGCTCACAGCTGGTGATGCTGTGCAAGCTGCATCCTGCACTCATTGTGGAACTGTCCAAGGAGCTTCTGGAGTTCTCGGGGACTGTCAGCAACATCCAGAACAAGGAGGCTGTCTTCACCCACGTG GTCTGGGCTATTGGAGAGTACATGTCTGTGTCCTACGACAAGCGCTGCACTGTGGAGCAGATCAACAGGTTCTTTGAGACACTAGAGGCCGTGCTGTTTGAGGTCACCCAGGTCCGACCCCTGGCCAGCATTCCCAGCTATGCTCCCCGTGCCATCACTGTCCTTATGACTGCCTTGACCAAGCTGGCAGCTCGCAGCCAGGACTTGATCCCCAG agtGTCCTTGTTCCTGGCCAAGATGAGGACGTttctgcagagccctgctgtcACCTCTGTGTACTGTGAAGAGGACCGTGAGGAGATCCTTACCCGTGCAACCGAGCTGATGAACCTGCTGAAAATGCCAAGCGTGGCTCAGTTTGTCTTCACGCCATCTGTGGATGCGTCCCGCAGCCGGTTTCAGAAGGAGGTGAATGACACCCTCCCTTCTGCCCTGAGAATAGTGACCCGGCTCCTCGAGCCAGCTCCTGGCTTTGCGTCAGGCTGA
- the AP5Z1 gene encoding AP-5 complex subunit zeta-1 isoform X2 — protein MFSAAAESFLREAQPEELQRFAARVAAQLQGPEPGPEAAACLQRLHLVVAASKYPRRLDGEIVGLLQKVLCSPKCPEQIQLLCAAILREMSPCNDLSLSCENIQDPKLLSLVSSVLLAQGDKAEVAAVGQRVVKVLEGRLPEGQSSRYLLPILSNVISLSPEALTEEQTNVVSKKMADWLRYASIQQGVAQPSGGFFSNPRTRQPGPVTEVDGAIATDFFTVLSLAQHYTEDQWLNIQAFSMLRKWLLCYGGKGLNAPSSGSRSEMDKSVMSMVSTASTSSHLLPPKERLREKTFEYCQRLIEQSNRQALKKADGDLQKACLIEAVTIMDIICKQDSSYVYRAAAFLKVLHSRISSDATYARALLPIAQFFLNHGEMAAVDSDAIYKHLFTDIPAQLFHNASLAFEFVLFCKENSRLFTETSSIFRQSFPNLFKFLAWNSPPLISEFVDLLPFLLDAGTAIEIFHLLLDLPCLTAALDVQMRSTSASERASSDPAVKPATCLEAFRHPLYKSAFQYLLRIESAPEESPERLIPLRQLLGSLASSPRVVQCADTVPVLLELFFSVVAEFADGPLINQLVVLLLQRSDQLYDIPAFKDDVHRVLSSQLVMLCKLHPALIVELSKELLEFSGTVSNIQNKEAVFTHVVWAIGEYMSVSYDKRCTVEQINRFFETLEAVLFEVTQVRPLASIPSYAPRAITVLMTALTKLAARSQDLIPRVSLFLAKMRTFLQSPAVTSVYCEEDREEILTRATELMNLLKMPSVAQFVFTPSVDASRSRFQKEVNDTLPSALRIVTRLLEPAPGFASG, from the exons ATGTTCTCGGCGGCGGCAGAGAGCTTCCTGAG GGAGGCCCAGCCGGAGGAGCTGCAGAGGTTCGCCGCCCGCGTCGCCGCCCAGCTGCAGGGCCCCGAGCCGGGCCCCGAGGCCGCCGCCTGCCTGCAGAGGCTGCACCTTGTTGTCGCCGCCAGCAAGTACCCCCGCAG GCTAGATGGCGAGATTGTGGGCCTGCTGCAGAAGGTGCTGTGCTCCCCCAAGTGTCCCGAGCAGATTCAGTTGCTATGTGCGGCCATCCTGAGAGAGATGTCGCCGTGCAACGACCTGAGCCTCTCTTGTGAAAACATTCAAGACCCGAAGCTCCTGAGTCTGGTGTCCTCTGTCCTTTTGGCTCAG GGAGACAAGGCTGAAgtggctgctgtggggcagcgtGTCGTGAAAGTCCTTGAAGGAAGGCTGCCCGAGGGTCAGAGTTCTCGGTACCTTCTTCCCATCTTGTCCAACGTCATCAGTCTTTCACCAGAAGCTCTAACTGAAG AGCAGACCAATGTAGTCAGCAAAAAGATGGCCGACTGGCTGAGGTATGCAAGCATTCAGCAAGGAGTCGCTCAGCCTTCTGGAGGCTTCTTCTCCAATCCCAGAACCAGGCAG cctggccctgTCACAGAGGTGGATGGTGCCATTGCCACAGACTTCTTCACGGTGCTGTCTCTGGCTCAGCACTACACGGAGGACCAGTGGCTCAACATACAGGCCTTCTCCATGCTGCGGAAATGGCTGCTGTGCTACGGGGGCAAGGGGTTGAACGCACCCAGTTCAG GTAGCCGATCAGAAATGGACAAATCTGTTATGTCCATGGTCTCAACTGCATCCACATCCAGTCACCTGCTTCCCCCGAAGGAGCGGCTCCGGGAGAAAACCTTCGAGTACTGCCAGCGGCTTATTGAGCAGAGCAACAGGC AGGCCCTGAAGAAAGCTGATGGAGACCTGCAGAAAGCT TGTCTCATTGAGGCGGTGACCATCATGGACATCATCTGCAAACAGGACTCCTCCTACGTGTACCGCGCGGCTGCCTTCCTGAAGGTCCTGCACAGCAGGATCAGCAGCGATGCCACTTatgccagggctctgctgcccaTTGCCCAGTTCTTCCTGAATCACG GTGAGATGGCAGCTGTGGACTCAGATGCAATCTACAAACACTTATTCACTGATATCCCGGCTCAGCTCTTCCACAACGCATCCCTGGCCTTTGAATTTGTCCTgttctgcaaagaaaacagcCGGCTCTTCACTGAGACCTCCAGCATATTCAGGCAGAGCTTCCCAAACCTCTTTAAG ttcctGGCGTGGAACAGCCCACCTCTTATCTCTGAGTTTGTGGACCTTCTCCCATTTCTGCTGGATGCAGGTACAGCCATTGAGATCTTCCATTTGCTGCTTGACCTGCCCTGCCTGACAGCGGCTCTGGATGTCCAAATGAG GTCAACCTCTGCTTCCGAGAGGGCTTCCAGCGACCCCGCTGTGAAGCCAGCCACCTGCCTGGAGGCCTTTCGCCATCCCCTCTACAAGAGTGCCTTCCAGTACCTCCTCCGCATCGAGTCTGCTCCTGAAGAGTCTCCAGAGAG GCTGATTCCACTTCGGCAGCTGCTGGGATCTCTGGCCAGCAGCCCAAGGGTTGTGCAGTGTGCAGATACCGTCCCTGTCTTACTGGAGCTCTTTTTCAGTGTGGTGGCAGAG TTTGCAGATGGTCCGCTGATAAaccagctggtggtgctgctgctgcagaggagcGACCAGCTCTACGACATCCCAGCGTTTAAAGATGACGTGCACAG GGTGCTGAGCTCACAGCTGGTGATGCTGTGCAAGCTGCATCCTGCACTCATTGTGGAACTGTCCAAGGAGCTTCTGGAGTTCTCGGGGACTGTCAGCAACATCCAGAACAAGGAGGCTGTCTTCACCCACGTG GTCTGGGCTATTGGAGAGTACATGTCTGTGTCCTACGACAAGCGCTGCACTGTGGAGCAGATCAACAGGTTCTTTGAGACACTAGAGGCCGTGCTGTTTGAGGTCACCCAGGTCCGACCCCTGGCCAGCATTCCCAGCTATGCTCCCCGTGCCATCACTGTCCTTATGACTGCCTTGACCAAGCTGGCAGCTCGCAGCCAGGACTTGATCCCCAG agtGTCCTTGTTCCTGGCCAAGATGAGGACGTttctgcagagccctgctgtcACCTCTGTGTACTGTGAAGAGGACCGTGAGGAGATCCTTACCCGTGCAACCGAGCTGATGAACCTGCTGAAAATGCCAAGCGTGGCTCAGTTTGTCTTCACGCCATCTGTGGATGCGTCCCGCAGCCGGTTTCAGAAGGAGGTGAATGACACCCTCCCTTCTGCCCTGAGAATAGTGACCCGGCTCCTCGAGCCAGCTCCTGGCTTTGCGTCAGGCTGA